One genomic region from Deltaproteobacteria bacterium encodes:
- the aspS gene encoding aspartate--tRNA ligase: MEPLGDWRCSDPCGTLRPTDIGRAVTLCGWVHARRDHGGVLFIDLRDRSGLVQVVCNPAESPAAHARAGEVRLEYVIAVRGEVRARPPETVNVELPTGAIEVSVRELRVLNTARPTPYPIDDVTEVSEPNRLRYRYLDLRRPRMQRNLLLRHEVTRAVREHLNAAGFVEVETPVLTRSTPEGARDYLVPSRVQRGSFYALPQSPQLFKQLLMVAGLDRYYQIVRCFRDEDLRADRQPEFTQIDLEMSFVGPGDVMAVVEPMIAALFTQVRGRPTPRPFPVLRHAETMLRYGIDRPDLRVDLELADFTACFAGTGFRVFAEALAAGNPIRGLAVPGGGAALSRRELDDLVGFATAEGAGGLTWIKVGADGWQSPAVKFLSGAERARLAAAARLEIGDLLVLLAEPEATAAPILSQLRLRLGERLGRVARDEDRFLWVVDFPLLQRDPDAGRYVAVHHPFTAPAEEDLDRLERAPLAVRSQAYDLVLNGIELGGGSIRIHRPDVQQRVFALLGMSESEAQARFGFLLEALAFGAPPHGGIALGLDRLVMLLAGADSIREVIAFPKTQRAVCLLTEAPTPVDPAQLRELGIRVVS; this comes from the coding sequence ATCGAGCCGCTGGGCGACTGGCGGTGCAGCGACCCGTGCGGCACGCTCCGCCCCACGGACATCGGGCGTGCGGTGACGCTCTGCGGTTGGGTGCATGCGCGGCGCGACCACGGGGGCGTGCTCTTCATCGATCTGCGCGACCGCAGCGGCCTCGTGCAGGTAGTCTGCAACCCCGCCGAGAGCCCGGCCGCGCATGCCCGTGCGGGCGAGGTGCGGCTCGAGTACGTGATCGCGGTGCGCGGAGAGGTGCGGGCCCGTCCCCCGGAGACGGTCAACGTCGAGCTGCCGACGGGCGCGATCGAAGTGTCCGTCCGCGAGCTCCGGGTGCTCAACACCGCACGGCCGACGCCGTACCCGATCGACGACGTCACCGAGGTGAGCGAGCCGAACCGCCTCCGCTACCGCTACCTCGATCTGCGCCGGCCGCGCATGCAGCGGAACCTCCTCCTGCGCCACGAGGTCACGCGCGCCGTGCGCGAGCACCTGAACGCGGCCGGCTTCGTGGAGGTCGAGACCCCGGTGCTGACGCGCTCCACCCCGGAGGGGGCACGCGACTACCTGGTGCCGAGCCGCGTGCAGCGCGGCAGCTTCTACGCGCTGCCGCAGTCGCCGCAGCTCTTCAAGCAGCTGCTCATGGTGGCCGGACTCGATCGCTACTACCAGATCGTCCGCTGCTTCCGCGACGAGGACCTGCGCGCCGACCGGCAGCCGGAGTTCACGCAGATCGACCTCGAGATGTCCTTCGTCGGCCCGGGCGACGTGATGGCGGTCGTGGAGCCCATGATCGCGGCGCTGTTCACGCAGGTGCGCGGGCGGCCCACGCCGCGCCCGTTTCCGGTCCTTCGCCACGCCGAGACGATGCTGCGCTATGGAATCGACCGGCCCGACCTGCGCGTCGACCTCGAGCTCGCCGACTTCACCGCCTGCTTCGCGGGGACCGGCTTCCGCGTGTTCGCGGAGGCGCTCGCCGCGGGCAATCCCATCCGCGGCCTCGCCGTCCCCGGCGGCGGCGCGGCGCTCTCGCGCCGCGAGCTCGACGACCTGGTCGGCTTCGCGACCGCGGAGGGCGCGGGCGGCCTCACCTGGATCAAGGTCGGCGCCGACGGCTGGCAATCGCCGGCGGTCAAGTTCCTCTCCGGCGCCGAGCGGGCGCGCCTGGCGGCGGCGGCCCGCCTCGAGATCGGCGACCTCCTCGTGCTGCTGGCCGAGCCGGAGGCTACGGCGGCGCCCATCCTCTCACAGCTGCGCCTCCGGCTCGGGGAGCGGCTGGGCCGGGTGGCGCGGGACGAGGATCGCTTCCTCTGGGTGGTCGACTTCCCGCTCCTCCAGCGCGACCCGGACGCGGGTCGCTACGTCGCCGTGCACCATCCCTTCACGGCACCCGCCGAGGAGGATCTCGACCGTCTCGAGCGCGCCCCGCTCGCCGTCCGCTCGCAGGCCTACGACCTGGTGCTCAACGGCATCGAGCTCGGCGGCGGCAGCATCCGTATCCATCGCCCCGACGTGCAGCAGCGCGTGTTCGCGCTCCTCGGCATGTCGGAGAGCGAGGCACAGGCGCGCTTCGGCTTCCTGCTCGAGGCGCTCGCCTTCGGCGCGCCGCCGCACGGCGGCATCGCCCTCGGCCTCGACCGCCTGGTGATGCTGCTCGCGGGCGCCGACTCGATCCGCGAGGTGATCGCCTTTCCGAAGACGCAGCGTGCGGTCTGTCTCCTCACCGAGGCGCCGACCCCGGTCGACCCGGCGCAGCTGCGTGAGCTGGGCATCCGGGTCGTGTCGTAG
- the ald gene encoding alanine dehydrogenase gives MIVGVPREIKAEENRVALTPSGVGALVAHGHTVVVEHGAGTGSSLPDRLYRDAGATLADAAAVWGRAELILKVKEPLPSEYDLLRPDQILFTYLHLAANPQLVRVLVARRVRALAYETLQPPDGSLPLLAPMSEIAGRLAVQVGAWCLQAQNGGRGVLLSGASGVRPAKVVILGAGIAGTNACQVAVGVGAHVSILDVDPAKLRYVHDILGGHVTTVMSNRANIEEEAVSADMIVGGVLIPGARAPRLISRALVAAMRPGAALVDLSIDQGGCAETSRPTTHADPTYRVEGVVHYAVANMPGMVPHTATLALTNATLSYALAIADHGFADALRRDPALCRACNVLAGRVTHPGVAEAIGVSATAPETLL, from the coding sequence GTGATCGTCGGCGTCCCGCGCGAGATCAAGGCGGAGGAGAACCGCGTCGCGCTCACGCCGAGCGGCGTCGGCGCGCTGGTGGCGCACGGGCACACCGTGGTGGTGGAGCACGGCGCGGGCACCGGCTCGAGCCTGCCCGACCGGCTCTACCGCGATGCCGGCGCGACGCTGGCCGACGCCGCCGCGGTCTGGGGCCGGGCAGAGCTGATCCTCAAGGTGAAAGAGCCGCTCCCCTCCGAGTACGACCTCCTGCGCCCCGACCAGATCCTGTTCACGTATCTGCACCTCGCGGCCAACCCGCAGCTCGTGCGGGTGCTCGTCGCGCGCCGCGTGCGCGCCCTGGCCTACGAGACGCTGCAGCCCCCGGACGGCTCGCTGCCGCTGCTCGCTCCCATGAGCGAGATCGCGGGGCGGCTCGCGGTGCAGGTGGGCGCCTGGTGCCTTCAGGCCCAGAACGGCGGCCGCGGCGTGCTCCTCTCCGGTGCGTCGGGCGTGCGGCCCGCGAAGGTCGTCATCCTGGGCGCCGGGATCGCGGGGACCAACGCCTGCCAGGTGGCCGTCGGGGTGGGGGCCCACGTGTCGATCCTCGACGTCGACCCCGCCAAGCTCCGCTATGTGCACGACATCCTCGGCGGCCACGTGACCACCGTCATGTCGAACCGGGCCAACATCGAGGAGGAGGCGGTGAGCGCCGATATGATCGTGGGCGGCGTGCTCATCCCGGGCGCCCGCGCGCCGCGGCTCATCTCCCGCGCACTGGTCGCGGCCATGCGTCCCGGCGCGGCCCTGGTCGACCTCTCGATCGACCAGGGCGGGTGCGCCGAGACCTCGCGCCCCACTACGCACGCCGATCCGACCTACCGGGTCGAGGGCGTGGTGCACTACGCCGTCGCCAACATGCCGGGAATGGTGCCCCACACCGCGACCCTCGCGCTCACCAACGCGACCCTCTCCTACGCGCTCGCGATCGCGGACCATGGCTTCGCGGATGCGCTGCGCCGTGACCCGGCGCTCTGCCGGGCGTGCAACGTGCTCGCCGGGCGCGTGACCCACCCGGGCGTGGCGGAGGCGATCGGCGTCTCGGCGACGGCGCCCGAGACGTTGCTCTAG
- the folD gene encoding bifunctional methylenetetrahydrofolate dehydrogenase/methenyltetrahydrofolate cyclohydrolase FolD: MGHTIDGKSVAAVVRSEVRERVARLASRGVIPGLATVLVGDDPASHLYVGNKEKACQEVGMRSFGHRLAASTGQAELLALVRELGRRRDVHGILVQLPLPPRLDARAVIEALPPEKDVDGLHPVSQGRLLAGEPGLRPCTPLGVLRLIDETGVALKGARAVVVGRSLLVGKPVALLLLERHATVTVCHSRTADLEHEVGRAEVLVAATGQAGLVRGAWIRPGAVVIDVGMNRGPDGRFCGDVEFAGARERASHITPVPGGVGPMTVAMLLANTLSAAEQAA; encoded by the coding sequence GTGGGACACACGATCGACGGCAAGAGCGTGGCGGCGGTGGTACGGAGCGAGGTGCGGGAGCGCGTCGCGCGCCTCGCCAGCCGCGGGGTGATCCCGGGTCTGGCCACCGTGCTCGTCGGCGACGATCCCGCCTCGCACCTCTACGTCGGCAACAAGGAGAAGGCGTGCCAGGAGGTGGGCATGCGCTCCTTCGGCCATCGGCTCGCGGCGAGCACAGGGCAAGCGGAGCTGCTCGCCCTGGTCCGCGAGCTCGGCCGCCGGCGCGATGTGCACGGCATCCTCGTCCAGCTTCCCCTGCCTCCCCGGCTCGATGCCCGGGCGGTGATCGAGGCGCTCCCACCCGAGAAGGACGTCGACGGGCTGCATCCCGTGAGTCAAGGTCGCCTGCTGGCGGGCGAGCCGGGTCTGCGTCCCTGCACGCCGCTCGGGGTGCTCCGACTGATCGACGAGACCGGTGTCGCGCTCAAGGGCGCGCGCGCGGTGGTGGTGGGCCGCAGCCTGCTGGTCGGCAAGCCGGTGGCGCTCCTCCTCCTCGAGCGCCACGCGACCGTCACCGTGTGTCACTCCCGCACCGCGGACCTGGAGCACGAGGTCGGACGCGCGGAGGTGCTGGTGGCGGCTACCGGGCAGGCGGGACTCGTCCGGGGCGCATGGATCCGCCCCGGTGCGGTCGTGATCGACGTCGGCATGAACCGCGGGCCGGACGGCCGGTTCTGCGGCGACGTCGAGTTCGCCGGCGCGCGCGAGCGCGCCTCTCACATCACTCCGGTTCCGGGCGGGGTGGGACCGATGACGGTCGCGATGCTGCTCGCCAACACCCTGAGCGCCGCGGAGCAGGCGGCCTAG
- the gcvT gene encoding glycine cleavage system aminomethyltransferase GcvT — MARRTPLFDVHRALGARMGEFAGWEMPLSYRGAAEEHRAVRERCALFDVSHMGEIELRGPGAAVVCQELTVNDIRRLRIGDGQYTLFCNQRGGVLDDLIVVRLGAERYLLVVNAANTATDYAWVRARAGERAEVVDRSAELALLALQGPEAERALRTLTALDLAALRPFTALEGPVAGVRTLVSRTGYTGEDGFELLVAASDAPRLWEAVLDATRRRDGLPAGLGARDTLRLEAGLPLCGTDMDETTTPLEAGLAWVVKLGKGDFVGRAALAEQAARGVVRRLVGIELAEPGVPRHGCAVWRDGDAVGSVTSGTRSPTLGRYIGLAYVTAGAAAPGTPVAVEIRGRRVPARVVARTFYRRVQRED, encoded by the coding sequence ATGGCCCGCCGCACCCCGCTCTTCGACGTCCATCGCGCGCTCGGCGCCCGGATGGGCGAGTTCGCGGGCTGGGAGATGCCGCTCTCCTACCGCGGGGCCGCGGAGGAGCACCGCGCGGTCCGTGAGCGCTGCGCGCTCTTCGACGTGAGCCACATGGGCGAGATCGAGCTGCGTGGCCCCGGGGCCGCCGTGGTCTGCCAGGAGCTCACCGTGAACGACATCCGCCGCCTCCGCATCGGCGACGGGCAGTACACGCTCTTCTGCAACCAGCGCGGCGGCGTGCTGGACGACCTGATCGTCGTCCGCCTCGGCGCCGAGCGCTACCTCCTGGTGGTGAACGCGGCCAACACGGCGACCGACTACGCCTGGGTCCGCGCGCGCGCGGGCGAGCGCGCCGAGGTGGTCGACCGCAGCGCCGAGCTCGCGCTCCTGGCGCTGCAGGGACCCGAGGCGGAGCGCGCGCTCCGCACGCTCACCGCCCTCGACCTGGCGGCGCTCCGCCCCTTCACCGCCCTCGAAGGGCCCGTGGCCGGCGTGCGGACCTTGGTGTCGCGCACGGGGTACACCGGCGAGGATGGGTTCGAGCTCCTGGTCGCCGCCTCGGATGCGCCGCGGCTGTGGGAGGCTGTGCTCGACGCCACGCGGCGGCGGGACGGGCTCCCGGCGGGGCTCGGCGCGCGCGACACGCTGCGGCTGGAGGCCGGCCTCCCGCTCTGCGGGACCGACATGGACGAGACGACGACGCCGCTCGAGGCGGGTCTCGCCTGGGTGGTGAAGCTCGGCAAGGGGGACTTCGTCGGCCGCGCAGCGTTGGCCGAGCAGGCCGCCCGCGGCGTTGTGCGCCGCCTGGTCGGCATCGAGCTCGCCGAGCCCGGCGTCCCGCGCCATGGCTGCGCCGTGTGGCGCGACGGCGACGCCGTCGGCAGCGTGACCAGCGGCACCAGGTCGCCCACCCTCGGGCGCTACATCGGCCTCGCCTACGTCACGGCCGGCGCGGCGGCGCCCGGCACGCCGGTCGCGGTCGAGATCCGCGGGCGCCGCGTTCCGGCGCGGGTCGTCGCGCGTACCTTCTATCGCCGTGTGCAGCGGGAGGATTGA
- the gcvH gene encoding glycine cleavage system protein GcvH has protein sequence MSMEFPDDLRYTRDHEWLRMEGNEGVVGITDFAQDALGDVVFVELPAVDATLAQGQVLGVVESNKTVSDLFAPVSGRVIAVNHVLRDGPEHVNTDPYGAGWMIRLRVVRPDEVDGLLDAAAYRAHIASELRK, from the coding sequence TTGAGCATGGAGTTCCCCGACGACCTCCGGTACACGAGGGATCACGAGTGGCTCCGCATGGAGGGGAACGAAGGCGTGGTCGGCATCACCGACTTCGCGCAGGACGCGCTCGGCGACGTGGTCTTCGTCGAGCTCCCGGCGGTGGACGCCACGCTCGCGCAGGGGCAGGTGCTCGGCGTGGTGGAATCCAACAAGACGGTCTCCGATCTGTTCGCGCCGGTGAGCGGACGCGTGATCGCGGTGAACCACGTCCTGCGCGACGGGCCGGAGCACGTCAACACGGATCCCTACGGCGCGGGCTGGATGATCCGCCTGCGGGTCGTCAGGCCGGACGAGGTCGATGGGCTCCTCGACGCGGCCGCCTACCGCGCTCACATCGCGAGCGAGCTGAGGAAGTGA
- a CDS encoding aminomethyl-transferring glycine dehydrogenase subunit GcvPA, producing MLEAIGVGSIDDLFADVPARLRARAAIALPEGMTEPELRRHLGALAARNADAAGAAVFLGAGAYPHWVPAVVDQILLRSEFATAYTPYQPEVSQGTLQATFEFQTFSALLLGLEVASASLYDGASATAEAVLMARRLRPGRRVVWLARALHPHYRATVATYLRGLGGVEVREVPFGADGRTDLGALRAGLGGDTLCLVLGYPNVFGVVEHVALFADAVRAVGALTITATPEALALALVRSPGASGVDIAVAEGQSFGLPLSYGGPGVGLFATRERFVRSMPGRLVGETVDARGRRGYVLTLATREQHIRRERATSNICTNQALCALAVTVYLSLLGRHGLASLARANYRAAHAAAARLEAAGVPARFAGPFFNEFVVRAPAAARAWEAAAQAGVVAGFPLGRWYPELEGSLVLCVTETHTPEQVDRLIGVLAAPAPAARAAGG from the coding sequence ATGCTGGAGGCGATCGGGGTCGGCTCGATCGACGACCTGTTCGCGGACGTTCCGGCCCGCCTGCGGGCACGCGCGGCGATCGCGCTTCCGGAGGGCATGACCGAGCCCGAGTTGCGGCGCCACCTGGGCGCGCTGGCGGCCCGCAACGCGGACGCGGCGGGCGCGGCCGTCTTCCTGGGCGCGGGCGCGTACCCGCACTGGGTCCCGGCCGTGGTGGACCAGATCCTCCTGCGCAGCGAGTTCGCGACCGCCTACACTCCCTACCAGCCGGAGGTGAGCCAGGGCACGCTGCAGGCGACCTTCGAGTTCCAGACGTTCTCGGCGCTGCTGCTCGGCCTCGAGGTGGCGAGCGCCAGCCTGTACGACGGTGCGTCGGCGACCGCCGAGGCGGTGCTCATGGCCCGCCGCCTCCGGCCCGGCCGCCGGGTGGTCTGGCTGGCGCGCGCGCTCCATCCCCACTATCGCGCGACGGTCGCAACCTACCTGCGCGGCCTCGGCGGCGTGGAGGTGCGCGAGGTACCGTTCGGCGCCGATGGCCGCACCGACCTGGGCGCGCTCCGCGCCGGGCTCGGCGGCGACACGCTCTGTCTGGTGCTCGGTTACCCGAACGTCTTCGGGGTGGTGGAGCACGTTGCGCTCTTCGCCGACGCCGTGCGCGCAGTTGGCGCGCTCACCATCACGGCGACGCCCGAGGCGCTCGCGCTGGCCCTCGTGCGCTCGCCCGGCGCCTCGGGCGTCGACATCGCGGTGGCGGAGGGGCAGAGCTTCGGCCTCCCGCTGTCATACGGCGGCCCGGGCGTCGGGCTCTTCGCCACCCGCGAGCGCTTCGTGCGCAGCATGCCGGGCCGCCTGGTCGGCGAGACCGTCGACGCCCGCGGTCGCCGCGGCTACGTGCTGACGCTCGCAACGCGCGAGCAGCACATCCGCCGCGAGCGCGCTACCTCGAACATCTGCACGAACCAGGCGCTGTGCGCCCTTGCCGTGACCGTCTACCTCTCGCTCCTCGGGCGGCACGGGCTCGCGAGCCTGGCCCGGGCGAACTACCGCGCCGCGCACGCCGCCGCCGCCCGCCTCGAGGCGGCAGGGGTCCCGGCGCGCTTCGCGGGGCCCTTCTTCAACGAGTTCGTCGTCCGGGCACCCGCGGCGGCGCGCGCGTGGGAAGCGGCCGCGCAGGCCGGGGTCGTGGCCGGGTTCCCGCTCGGCCGCTGGTACCCGGAGCTGGAGGGCAGCCTCGTCCTCTGCGTGACCGAGACCCACACGCCCGAGCAGGTCGATCGGCTGATCGGCGTGCTCGCGGCGCCGGCGCCGGCCGCGCGTGCTGCGGGTGGATGA